The following coding sequences lie in one Gouania willdenowi chromosome 5, fGouWil2.1, whole genome shotgun sequence genomic window:
- the gnrh2 gene encoding progonadoliberin-2, with translation MSVCRLVLLLGLLLCVGLKMSCAQHWSHGWYPGGKRDLDSFGTSEISEEIKLCEAGECSFLRPQRRNILKNLLLDALARELQKRK, from the exons ATGAGTGTTTGTCGGCTGGTTTTGCTGCTCGGGCTGCTGCTCTGTGTAGGACTTAAAATGTCTTGTGCCCAACACTGGTCCCATGGTTGGTACCCTGGAGGCAAGAGGGATCTGGACTCCTTTGGTACATCAGAG ATTTCAGAGGAGATAAAGCTGTGTGAGGCAGGAGAATGTAGCTTTCTGCGACCTCAGAGAAGGAACATCCTGAAAAACCTTCTG ttGGATGCTTTAGCCCGAGAGCTCCAGAAGAGAAAGTGA